ACAGCTACGGTATAGTTAAATAGTTTCCTTCTTTTACCAATCCATTTCCTCTCGAACAACTATATCCTTTGCCTAGCTCGTTATTACTGTATTCTGTATGACTGTCGTAATATTTACGTAAAGCGTAGCTCGATTACTGAATCGTTCTCGACATTCCCCAAAGGGTAGTACGACTTTTGCTTACTTAGGAATCTTTTGAAATGATCGGTGCACATCATGGTTTTAGAAGCAGCTGTAACTTTTCTATGCGAAAGGCTATTTAAGGCTACGTGGTGCGTGGAACGATATACTGGtgtgcttctttttctttttttttttttttaagttttcgTCCATTAAAACTTACGTTTTAAACTTTATGGAATtagttttgtaaaaatatgccTTAGTCATTTTGATGTAATATACTTCGTGTGTGTACGTGTATGTGCGTGGGTGCGTAATATCTATAAAGTATTAGACCGAGAACAGAAACGACAATGTAACGTAGTATGTTTTGATCATATTTCTGTTGTTGCCGTATGTTTGTTTTCTTTATTTCGTAGAGTTCAGACCTGACAATTCGTTCCAAAGCAGCTATTATACTCTTTGAATCTTAATAAGCTCGATTTCTTtgaaacgatataccatattataTAACGAACCTCTTCATTTGGTAAAATTTAAAGaacagaagaaaagaagatgagaaatgaagaagagaacgaacatgagaaagaaaggaaaagaagaatatgTGCACCGATTTACGTATTGACGATAATGTCAACAATATCATATGTATAAGTAATATACGCTCTCTCATGCATATAACATCTCAACGAAAATCATCCATGAAACACGATTTGCGAGAGCGACCTCTTAAAAGCTATTTACAAAAACGAATAGCGATACGTAGGcttttcattatattattatccgCTGCCTTTGAGCATGCCTCTAACTTTCAACAAACTTGCGCACTCGATGTCGATCCACAGGGTTAATTTCCTTTCGTATCTCTTATCTTTCGATAGTTCCCTCGACGCAACTACCGAGcgcgtattaataataataatagtaataataataataataatattaatattaatgaaaaatataacgaCAGTACGATGGATACACACGTTCTCCGTGAAAACGTGCacgcgatatatgtatataaatcagCGAAGAGTACAATGTCAGAGGCTTACGATACTTAGAAGAGGACGGCCTTGACATCGGTACTTAAAAAAATGTCCCTGTGGAGGTTTATATGTTTGTAAACGAGGCTGTCAGTAAAAATTATTGAATCTGGCAACAGACCGTCTTGCATGGTATTGGAGTCTCGCCTTCCTGACCGTATAACGTtcgtaatttaaaaactttcgaATCCATTGCTAGAAACGGTGAGTTGCCGGTGTAACAGCTTTCATATACTTCAAAAGCTTCGTCGATTGGCATGTCGCCTTTGTCTTTAACGGGCTCCTTCCGCGCTGCAATCTCTTCCTTCCGCTCAGACATATTTGGCACTGATTTCGACGAAGTTGGCGGATCTGCTTTCAAACTGATCTCCTCTATGCTGGTAGCGCTCTCGCGTGCCAATCGATAATATTTCTGCACGTAGTCCACGTTAACCTGTTCAACCTCGATGGTATCGTCCTCCGCAGCTTCTCCTTCGCATACTATTCCCTCGCTTTGTAACATTCTCTTGGGAGTTACCAGAGGCTCGATGATCTCAGTTTCCCAGCATTCTAACACGTCAGGCTCTTCTATGCTGTCCAAGGAATCTATTCCGCTACCACTCttttcgtcctcgatgctactgctcctctttcgctcttcctccatcttcctctccgttgtttgtttGCCCGTTTCACTCTTGTCcggggctttgatcgtcgtggcagcatcgtgacatcgtcgtaggctcggttcgtacgTGGAAGACGTTAACAGCTTACCATCTtccgagactatgatctctcCTTTTTCAAAGGTcctcacgttcatcgtgtcctcgacaatcccatcgtcgtcctcgtcgtcctcgtcgtccacatcctctgtacgtcgaatcttcgtatcgatgttattggagggattccgcgcgtgcgatttcccttgtcttttcgttcgccttgcattgactctcttcgagtctatccgagAACTTGAAgcaaccctcacacccgcaacgctatccttctcagtaaattcgcaagTATCATCgacaacatcctgttgctgttgtttagccagattcttcctcctcgtgatgttcgctaagtcctcccgctggccgcaagaatccgacgaggacaccatctcgtggtccactttgcCAATCACCACGTGCCTTGCCACTcgtctccgttcctccgacctCCTTTTCGCGTCCTTCTTCCTTCTCGAAGCACCGCTGTTGTTGTTGCTACCATCCGGCTGCTGTTGCTCTTGTCCACTCTTGATGTTACCGAGCCCTGCGAATTCCCCGCAGATAGCTGTGCGCGACAATGCCGTATTGTCCGCACCGCTACTAGCAGATAGTGCAAGTATGGGGTTGCCTTGCAAGTTTTTTGGCGGCTCTTGGTCCATATCGTCCTCGTCCTCCTCGCAGTCCATCGAAATGGCCGACGCAATGAACAAATCCGGCGACTTCTCTTTGCGTAGCCACTCCGTCACCGCCTGCGTGATTGGATAATCGGATAGTTGCGTCTGGCTCTCGAAACCAGAGTCCTCGTTCGTCGCCTCGATAGTCTCCTTATTTAAGAGACTGCACACTGCTGCTGTCTTTGTTCCAAACTTACCCGATACCTGATCGACTTTCGTCGCTTTGTTATCCTGAGATTCGAACTTTGAGTCTAGCTTTGTATCGTTCGACAGATCGATCTTTTGCAGATTCTCAGTCAGATCGTGTGTCTTGGTTTCGTTCTCTGGCTCCGTGGTGCTGTTTAGGTCCGGACCAGGCGTCGGTTCCCTCACGAACTTGGTACCCTTCGCGCTGTACTTCCTCTTGGATAGACTAGTCGACAACGACGATTTGCTGCTCGATAAAGATTCGTGATTCTGATCGTCGCGAAACGCCGCGTTCTCCACGCTCTTCGGCGTCATCGATCCGGATCTCGAGTTTTCGTCGTTAGATACAGGAGACAACGGCCTCGACGTGGTCATCGACGCGTTCTTGCTGCTCGAGTCGGAGTCCAGGTTTCCGTTCGTTAAGGTCTCTCCGTTCATTTCGTTGCTCGGTCGTTCGCATAGCTCGTTGGCACTCGGACAATCGTTATTCGCTGCTTCGATAATGCTTGGCAGTTTGTCGACGTCAGTCGCTTCGTTCACGACCTCGTCCGTCGAAAGAGCTGCCTCCTCGTCCCCGGGGAGGCAGTTGGTCAGTCTATTTGATTCGTTATCTGAACTGGTAAACGTATCTAGCGACTTGGATCGACTGTTTTCTAACGAAGTTGATGTCGGTTCTGGTTGCTGGTCAGACTTGCCGTTATCGGACAATTCGTCGCTTTGGTTCTTCGAGTCGTCCGATATGACACCGTTGCATACCGCGTTCGACTCGTTGTCTACCAACAGGTTAGCGTCCGACGATAACGCACTCGGTTGATTTATCGTCGTGCCGGTCTCGGACGTAGGTGTGTTGTTAGCGGATGATGGAACAATGGGTAGCGGAGTGCGTGGTTCGACGGTACGTCGCAGCTGAAACTCCTGACACTCGGGGTTCAGCGGCCGATTGCtggtcgtggtcgtggtcgtggtcgtggtcgtgaCCGTGCTTGAACACACTGTCCAGGGCAGTTCGGAAGACGGTAGGCCGGTATCACATTCGGAACTGTACTCTCCTTCCTCCTCGTCTTCCGTGTTACCCTGTATTTTCACAACAATTTTTCCATTAGTTTCTAATAAACGAAAATTAATTACGTAAAACAGTCTGTCAACGAACAGTGTCTCGTTCCATTGCGGtgaaacgaaatttcaaaaacgAACTTTCGTATAACGcgcataacgtaaaacgatctCCTCTCTATATCTATAGTTAACGCGGTCCACGATCTGGCACATATATTTCAAAAGCGACATAACTCGACCAAGTTTTTCCACTTTTAGCCCTTGAAACCTTCTTTCGATAGCTTTGGCGTTCTCCCGATACAGGACGAAATTATTTTTAGTTGTGACGGCTTTCGAGCAGAAACGCAATACGTGCGCACACATAGTCGTCGCTGTCTTAGCATCTAGAGTGCACGACCGATATCGATTTCCGGAGACAGATCTCGCCTGCACATATACCGACACGATTTTAGACTTTATCGTCTTTCGATTAACTAACGAAACCCCATCGTTAACTAACGAAACCCCATCATTAACTAACGAAACCCTGTATATTCGTAACAATTTTCCAGAAAACTTTGTACAATCTAAAAAATTCGTCCAACTGTGCCATCCACTCACCGTAGTAAATCTTCTCTGcctccttctcttttttttcttctttcgcttGGCACAGGCCGCTGACATGGCCGCTGACATGGTCGCAAAGTCCGTAGTTCTGATCATTAGCCCGCTCTGTATCGTTACACCTTGGACAGCAGAAATATCGCGAATTAAAACTCTTTCATACACCAGCAAGCATCGTTCGTCGGTTAAAAGTTGGACGAAACGCGCGTCTTTCCAAGACTTTTGCTCCTAAGAACTCCAGCTGAAAATCAACAGGTGGAGAACTCGAGGAGGAAGTGATTATTAACGCGTGTCGAAGGGCGCGAGTATCGAACTTGGCTTCTCCGTCGTTTCCACGCGATTCCTTTCGTTTTCCGCGTGGAACCGAGCACCAGTTATTTTAAATCGCGTCTATTTGAGACGCAACGATGGTCAGATCCTTTGCCGAAGTCGAGAGATCTCGCGATGCTCCATAGCGGGCGACGATGCTGTAGAAAAGTGGAAAACAAACGAAAATTCACATTATCGTCACATTTATTCTACTAGATAAACTGCGGATTCTTCCGCaattctaataaattgaaatatacaaaaatgtatagaataCGCGGCACGACGCGAACGGCTTACTTGCCAAATTTCTTAACTCCGCGAAACAAAAACTAGAGAAAATTCCTGAAATTATACGAAACAACAGAGCTTTGTCGCCAAAAAATGTGTAAATAGATCTCTATCGGATTGCATCGTTTCAAGACTGAATACTCCGATTATTTCGATCAATAACGTGCGTATATATCGTTGGAAAACGAAGTTTCGGAAAGCTCGACGAACTTCTTCCTCTGTGTACCCTCGTTATTAGCAATGTTATTagcaatgaaaaataatattcacGCAGATACGAGAAGAAACAAGGACAATATAAATTTTCACAGTTTTCTATCGCATCGTCTCACTCGGCACCCCTCGCGCGGTCCAATTACGGACAAAGATCGGTGGCTCGTGTACACGGTTGTGCCATCCCTTTCGTGACAACGAGACAATTTTCTTACGAGTCACTTGCGATATACGTGTAATGTCCGTTTGTCACGTGCAACGTGCGAAGCAGCGTGTCGATGCAGGCGATGATTTGACGAGATAACGATGACGAAAGCGAGATATGTTACGGTGAGAGAAGACGCGGATAACGAGAATCGTGACGATTAGGAAAACGTAATATATGCGAGAGAACACACACATACGAGCGTGTTAGAGAGTCTTGGGCTTTAGCTACGATCGCCGGATCATCGACGCGGACATTGTCACCGGGCCACGGCACGCACACGCGGTGGATCGCATGACGCGACTGGCTTATGCGGACGCTGTCCAAGCTTCTTAAGCAGTTTTCTCTATTTTCGTGGCAGCGAGAACTCGGCACATGCACACAATGTTGTACAACGGCTACAAAGAGTATCGCTACGgtattctttttattataaCGTTTAATCAGGCTAACGAATCGGTCTAATTAATCAAGTACAAATATATCGTTTAAATCTTGTATCATCTGCAAACGCGACTTTTGTGCCGCTACAAAGATGCCATACTTTAGAAATAAAACATAGAACCTGGCTAAAAAGTACTTGAAACGCGTGAAATAGGGATACGCGtgccaatactttttgtagtcGCAATGGAATGTAAATCAGTAGGCTAATAAGATCGCATGGTCTTTGCTCGATTTACTCATATTCGCGTAAACGTTTTCTCTCAGTTTCTGTACTTCTATATTACCCAAAAATACATAAACGCGCGTACTTTGAGTTTTCTATCGTTCTTCGACTTAATATGGAGATTTGGAAGTTAGTAAGAAACGGATAGAAGGTGCTTTATCCGTAATTGTAATAGTAAATATGCTTGTAATTCTTCATTGAATTCCAAATTTAGTTACCATCGTGGTTTGAATTTGAAGCAATATGTAAATGTTTCGGATTGCTAATAGAACTGacaatttaataaatacgtAGGTATTTGTTATATCGGTCAATAgaatataatgtaaatatatcgGTTTGAACGAACTGATaatttaatcgattaattttttaaacgagtAATAACTCGATAATTGCTATTTCTCAATTATTACAAATACGTAAACTACGAATTGCatagatttttaaataatttgtagATGAATAACTTGGCATGCATAAATATACGCGTATATAACGGTAAAGGAGAAAGCAACTAGAGAAGAATAATTAATTGatgatttcttttcgttttatcTATGCAGTTTCGATAGCGGTATAATTGCTATCGTATTGCGCTTTGACGTATCACTTTGAATTAATCGATTcgtatttgtttgaaaatatcgttataaaTCGTACAGGGTACCCTGTAAGGAGCATATAAGAAAAGTCTATGCGATACCATTATCGGTGGAACAGCGTCGCTCGATGGTTTCTATAAACTCTGTTCTTCCGCTAAATTACCATCGAAAGGGTATGAAAAGCTCGATTTTTGGACAGCGACGTTATCAACGAGGCAACAAAGTAGCGATCATCATTCCGCGTATTTCCGCGATCGTATCTAAAGAGTAGCGGCTCTCTTTGCGAATTATTACCTTTTACCTTGAATGTGGTAGAGGCACGGCGGTAATAAAACAGCAATGATGCCGATGGACGGGACAGCAGTCATGAATCTGGCTATATCCCTTTCTCCTGGCCGCGCATCCAACCGACACTGTTCTCGTTTAACATTAGAAACAGGAACGATCAAACGTACTAACGCCTAAGCCGAGACATTGCGGGGAAGGAGCAGCCGGGTACAAAACAGCGGCTTCTCGTTCGATAGTCGTGATCATTCTTTCCTCTCGTCTTACACGTCGCTTACATATATATGCTTTTTCATCcgacctctctctctcttgtggCAGCGACAATTAAGTTAACGTTAAGCGTAATGCACTTCCGACGTTTAAACGTTCGTAGAATTTGACGATTATACGCGTTAGACGGTAGATTTCTTGTCCAAAATTAAGTTAAAAAGATGGCGCAGTACGAATCTTTGTTCGAGAGAATCGATTAACGCGTTAAACGCATCTCAATGATGGAACAAAAATACGATAGAAATTAATCGGATATAACGCGTAGCAATAAGATGATAGATAATAACAAAATAGTACTATAaactaaataaattaaaaatataaatagaatatagaGTAAAGAAATCGAAATCGTTTATCGGatcgtaataaataaaaatatgtaatacgATGTGTATGTTTCTTGCTGTAAGAAATTAAGATTGAAATTTCTGTTATCGAAGTGGAATTTCCGTCATCCGGAGAAGATCAAGACTAGAATTTTCGAGTCTCGCGAGATTCTTCGAAGCTAGAATCGTTTCTTGCAAGAATACAAATTTGTAGGATCGCGAGAGTGGAGAGACGGCCAGAACGAAACGTCGACCGCAAAACGATTTGCGCGACGTAGCGCTGCTCCCTCCCCCGAAGTGCGTAGTTTTCTCTTGGTCGCAAGAAAGACAACCTCCGCATGTTCGTCCGTTCTCATGTTGTTCCGTCCATCTGTCCATGAACAGAACCAAAGCTACGAGAGAGGgacagagagcgagagagaaaggcCCGCGTCTAGAGTCATGCGATAGCAAGGGCAGAAAAAGTAAGTAACTCTCTTTCGAGAATCTACTGCCAATGACAGAGAAGGAatggaagaagaaggaggaggaggagaagaagaagaagaagaagaagaagaagaagaagaagaagaagaagaagaagaagaagaagtagtagtagaagaagaagaagaagaagaagaagaagaaaagaatagaGGAGAGCCGAGAAAGACCGATACTCTCTCTACGGCCTCCGGTTCTGACACGCCGCTATCAACTAACCATTTACGTTGACCAAAGGAGGACCAAACATGTAGTGGCCAGGATACATGTAAGGCTGAGGAACCGCTGGTATCACGTGCGGAACGTGTACCGGATCCTGCATCATCATCGGATCAAAGTAGGCACCACCGTTCATCCCGTTCTCCAAAGGTTGTTCTTCCGCCTGCTGTTCATCCTCGTATTGTTCCTCCAGTCTTTCCTCCTCTCGTTCGTCGACCTGCTGCCCCTCCTTCGCGTCGATAAAAATTATAGATTGCTCGTCGTCCATTTCCCCACCTACGCTATCACCGTAACCGATGCTTCTTGTCCCATTCTCGTTCCACATCCTGCTGGTACTCTCCATTGGTAGAATCGCATCTTCTTGCTCTTCCACTACCACCGTACTCTCTTCCACGCATTGGTTATTCTGAAAGAGGAATTTTTGCGCATTAGATATTTGGTGATTATTTTTGTTCGTGAACGACGGCGTTGAAGAAAAGTTTCGAAAGAAACGCGAAGCGATCGTCGAGTAGTGGTTTTTGTTAGACGAATGGACGTAATCCGAGAATGGCGGTCGACGAGTAAAACTGTCGCAACGAACGCGCGAATTTTAATTATTCTCGTATTGGGGTGTTTAACCCGACCCATTTGTGCGAGATCTACGAGCCGAGACGCACAGCGCAGAGCTGAAAAGACGATCGGCGGAACGATACAGGAGCAACGAAACCACGCGTATACCGTGTTGTTTGTACGCGTAACACTTTCACGCGATACCCGCGATTACGTTTACGATCGCGTTGGATCTATCAAAAAATAACCAATCGGACTCGTATTCCTTCCTCTGATCGTCTTTTCGGCTCTCCATTATACGTCGTCTATTTTCTCTATACCTCGTAATTCATAATACAGTAGGGTTCACCAGGCAGTTTTGGTACGATCGTCGAATTGACCCACTCGATCGGCCTGAGAGGTACCGGTGCACAAGGCATGGCCGCCAGGACGCTGGGCGCAGCCTGCGCTGCCATCGGCGCAGGACCGACCAGCATCACAGGATACTCGTAATAGTAACCACCCACGTGGTCGTAAAACGTCCCATATCCTAATTGCGCGCTCGAGTCCATCGCTGGAGCATACTCACCGGTACCACAGTCCCTGTCTAACAGTTGCTGATCCTCCGTCGTTTCACTACCATCTGTAATCAACGTAAGAGGATAAGACGAGAGTACGGACCGCGAACTCGCAAGAACTAACATTTATGTTACGTGAAAACACCGAGAGAACAGGTTCGTGCATGCAGTTTCAGTGATTTACATTTTTAACCGTGGGACGTAACTCGTTAACCGGGGATGACGGGTTAACTCGGATCGCAACGTATCTTCTTACCTACGATTTCATCTTCGCTAAAAATTCCGTTAAACGTAcagatataataatttctttattttcgaATTCCAAGTATTTTTCATCTACACCCCCAATTTTCATTCTTCGCTACCGGTTCGAGCGGAAACAAAGTTCGACGACTAAGTTTCAGCCCCGCAGATATTCTTCAAACCGAAGAAAATCACAGGTTCGAGATTAGAAAGTTGGAAATAAGCTCAACGTGTAACGCTTCGATATCTCAAAAGCAAACAGCcacgaattttataatttatctttCTGCCAATTGTACAGAAAAATTCAACTACGAAACAACTTTTTACCAAACATCGTGCAGAAAATCTTTCGAATGCACGGCGAGTTGAAAGAAGGGGGTGGGACGATACCGTACTTCTGTCTGTCGGCAACGTTCTCCAACGAGATACGATGGAGTAACGCGGAAAGTCGTACAAACTTGAAGAGAATGGTAGGGGTAACTCCAAGCAGCTTTGCCGGATACCACGCGGCGATCGGGAAGGCGGACGAGACAAGCCAGAAACTCGATGAAATACGTCACGTTTCTATCTATACCTCTACCTGCGGTGGAATGCGACGCCGATTGGCTCTCGGTGGTCGAGGATGTCGCGCTGGTGTTCGCGTTCCCAGCCCACGGCTTCTTCTTCGACAGATAACCCTTTTTGAACAGCATATCCTGCCTCGGTGTCGTGATCCTCGTGTACTCATCCTCGTTGAAGATAATCTTGGGTTGGGACGTCGAGCCGGACGAATTGTGTCGAGACGCGGCACCCGCGTACGCTCCACCGTTGCTACTTCCGGCTCTAAGCGGCTTGTACCCGCTCTGTCCGAACCTACTGTGCGTGTCATTTTCCTGTCTTTTCGCGTAACCGTTTCGCAATCCCTCTTCTTCGTCCTCTTCGCCGGGTGGAGCTGAAAATTAAATCGCAAAATATGGTTCATCGGATCCaagtaatttcgttttcttttttctttttccctttttccctttttcttttctcttgtctccttttcctttttccccgtTAAATGCATGCTGTTGTCGATACATTATCACAGCGACTATCCCAATTTATAAAAGTGTAACGAAGAATATAAATTCTTCTCACCCTGTCTTTCATTAGGCTATTATTTTACCTATTATAGCGTTAGAATTTATAATTTTGCAGTTTACGAGTTATTCGTTTTGCAGTTTGCAGTTTACgagttttattttcttttacagtACTCCGTAAAACCGGATTACTTTCTAGAGTGTgagaaaaattcttttcttcttctcgctAGTTTGCTCAACGCTGCGCAATCTTTATCTACTTATAACTGGACGTTTCACGATTCTTTACCGAATCTTTACCGAAAGATAGATACGTTTCACGAAACGAATAAACTGCAACgctattaaataatttccacgttatctctgttataaaatttacttgtaCAGGCGTAATTAATTACGAGTAATCGAACAACGAGATATAAACCTCTTTTGCATCGATGCAACAATAAATAATCTatcttcgatcgatcgatcgttttacCTATTTGCAACGCGTCTGATGCAACGAGAAGCGTCCGTCGAAGGAAGTTTATCGTTTTCGGTGCATCGATACAACGTAAGAGTCATTGGAACGGTAACGATTTCACGAGCAGAAAGAACACCGATTCGAATTACGGAGGAATTTGTCACCCGAGCGCAACGGCGTTCGCTAGCCACAAACAGGTCCGTTTGCTCGATACGTACAACGACGTGTCTCACACGCGGTAGCAAAGTCTCGAGAGGAAATCCCACTCGGTGTTCCTCGATCAGGTAAACACACCACTGTTCGAAAGTTTGAATCCACGAAGTGAAACGTATTCTACCGGTAGAAGGTCTACCGAGAGAATCTCGTTgagcatcgatcgatcgatcttcgTATCCTCCGCAAAAAGAGTATTAAGAATCAAGCACTTGGATTTGCGAATCGATCGGTTTAAAAGTACGCGAGTACTTAAAGTGTGTGCATTGCCGGATACGAGTACGCCAATAATTTTCTACGGAGAATTAAAAAGACTCGTCGATCGACGCATACAAGAATTTCCGTAAATCTATTTAAAAAGAACCGAGACGAccttaaaacgtttaaaacgcCATTACTCGCAGGATCGATATACATACGTACTGGATCGTGTATTATTCGACACTGTGTAACTTTTCTCGACGAAGAGTCATATCATCCAGCATTTTAGAGTTACAGCTTCTCCTGGTCATATACAGTTACGTACGATACAacgaagaaaaaagatgcaaaagctttttattttcttacgcAGGTTTTCCTAAAATTTGGTGAACTCTCAACGTGCACAATACGCGTTAATAAGTCAGCGTGAGAAACGCGCGAACGTCGATCATTTTCATCGTCGTTTAAAATTGCAACTAGCGACGATTAGTCACGATGTTTCTGCAAGTATCGTACTTGGTATTATTCTCGATTGAAAGATTGTTACTTaagaataaaacgagatatttatAAACGACTAATAATGTAACCTACGTTTATAATACAAAGTATGCTGCTTTCATCATCCATCATGCTGTGCTGTTGTAAACGGCGTATGCGTATAATTAGGATCAAAGAAGTTAATGGTTCGCGACTCGAGAAAAGAAATCGTACCGATTAAAGTCACTCGATCAAAGATCGGGACGTAGGAACTCGAACGCTAcgagaataaaaaattaaacgaaagaaacgagaaTGAAATCGACGACTCTAGCGAAATATAAGCACATTGTACGTATAAATATCTCGCGTTAAATGCTACGAAATTTCGAATAGATCGCCAGTTGGATCGATCGCCACTTGAGAAAAAGAAATACGTTCTACGACAAATCTCTACGACGATTCTACTTTTTTAGCTACGTCCGTAAAAATACGAGATcgaataaaaattcgtagtCCGGTAATAGTACTTCGTTTAAGAGAAAGAAACGCGATATCGTAAAAATGAGAATTATTATTAGCGTAAGAGTTCGGTCAAATTTTTAGAATATCGTACTTTGAGTAGAACGAATTGCCGTATCGGATACTGGCACGTGTAGGGTGAAAGAAAACAATCGTCGGTGCCGTGCATTTTTCTTGCATAGTGACAAGCGTAATTAACTGCTCGAAGATCAGAAGATTA
Above is a genomic segment from Bombus vancouverensis nearcticus chromosome 13, iyBomVanc1_principal, whole genome shotgun sequence containing:
- the LOC117159167 gene encoding uncharacterized protein LOC117159167 isoform X6, whose amino-acid sequence is MLFKKGYLSKKKPWAGNANTSATSSTTESQSASHSTAGRDGSETTEDQQLLDRDCGTGEYAPAMDSSAQLGYGTFYDHVGGYYYEYPVMLVGPAPMAAQAAPSVLAAMPCAPVPLRPIEWVNSTIVPKLPGEPYCIMNYENNQCVEESTVVVEEQEDAILPMESTSRMWNENGTRSIGYGDSVGGEMDDEQSIIFIDAKEGQQVDEREEERLEEQYEDEQQAEEQPLENGMNGGAYFDPMMMQDPVHVPHVIPAVPQPYMYPGHYMFGPPLVNVNGVTIQSGLMIRTTDFATMSAAMSAACAKRKKKKKRRRQRRFTTGNTEDEEEGEYSSECDTGLPSSELPWTVCSSTVTTTTTTTTTTSNRPLNPECQEFQLRRTVEPRTPLPIVPSSANNTPTSETGTTINQPSALSSDANLLVDNESNAVCNGVISDDSKNQSDELSDNGKSDQQPEPTSTSLENSRSKSLDTFTSSDNESNRLTNCLPGDEEAALSTDEVVNEATDVDKLPSIIEAANNDCPSANELCERPSNEMNGETLTNGNLDSDSSSKNASMTTSRPLSPVSNDENSRSGSMTPKSVENAAFRDDQNHESLSSSKSSLSTSLSKRKYSAKGTKFVREPTPGPDLNSTTEPENETKTHDLTENLQKIDLSNDTKLDSKFESQDNKATKVDQVSGKFGTKTAAVCSLLNKETIEATNEDSGFESQTQLSDYPITQAVTEWLRKEKSPDLFIASAISMDCEEDEDDMDQEPPKNLQGNPILALSASSGADNTALSRTAICGEFAGLGNIKSGQEQQQPDGSNNNSGASRRKKDAKRRSEERRRVARHVVIGKVDHEMVSSSDSCGQREDLANITRRKNLAKQQQQDVVDDTCEFTEKDSVAGVRVASSSRIDSKRVNARRTKRQGKSHARNPSNNIDTKIRRTEDVDDEDDEDDDGIVEDTMNVRTFEKGEIIVSEDGKLLTSSTYEPSLRRCHDAATTIKAPDKSETGKQTTERKMEEERKRSSSIEDEKSGSGIDSLDSIEEPDVLECWETEIIEPLVTPKRMLQSEGIVCEGEAAEDDTIEVEQVNVDYVQKYYRLARESATSIEEISLKADPPTSSKSVPNMSERKEEIAARKEPVKDKGDMPIDEAFEVYESCYTGNSPFLAMDSKVFKLRTLYGQEGETPIPCKTVCCQIQ
- the LOC117159167 gene encoding uncharacterized protein LOC117159167 isoform X3, translating into MTFLLRGNVSTTTLYTQLYAPPGEEDEEEGLRNGYAKRQENDTHSRFGQSGYKPLRAGSSNGGAYAGAASRHNSSGSTSQPKIIFNEDEYTRITTPRQDMLFKKGYLSKKKPWAGNANTSATSSTTESQSASHSTAGRDGSETTEDQQLLDRDCGTGEYAPAMDSSAQLGYGTFYDHVGGYYYEYPVMLVGPAPMAAQAAPSVLAAMPCAPVPLRPIEWVNSTIVPKLPGEPYCIMNYENNQCVEESTVVVEEQEDAILPMESTSRMWNENGTRSIGYGDSVGGEMDDEQSIIFIDAKEGQQVDEREEERLEEQYEDEQQAEEQPLENGMNGGAYFDPMMMQDPVHVPHVIPAVPQPYMYPGHYMFGPPLVNVNGVTIQSGLMIRTTDFATMSAAMSAACAKRKKKKKRRRQRRFTTGNTEDEEEGEYSSECDTGLPSSELPWTVCSSTVTTTTTTTTTTSNRPLNPECQEFQLRRTVEPRTPLPIVPSSANNTPTSETGTTINQPSALSSDANLLVDNESNAVCNGVISDDSKNQSDELSDNGKSDQQPEPTSTSLENSRSKSLDTFTSSDNESNRLTNCLPGDEEAALSTDEVVNEATDVDKLPSIIEAANNDCPSANELCERPSNEMNGETLTNGNLDSDSSSKNASMTTSRPLSPVSNDENSRSGSMTPKSVENAAFRDDQNHESLSSSKSSLSTSLSKRKYSAKGTKFVREPTPGPDLNSTTEPENETKTHDLTENLQKIDLSNDTKLDSKFESQDNKATKVDQVSGKFGTKTAAVCSLLNKETIEATNEDSGFESQTQLSDYPITQAVTEWLRKEKSPDLFIASAISMDCEEDEDDMDQEPPKNLQGNPILALSASSGADNTALSRTAICGEFAGLGNIKSGQEQQQPDGSNNNSGASRRKKDAKRRSEERRRVARHVVIGKVDHEMVSSSDSCGQREDLANITRRKNLAKQQQQDVVDDTCEFTEKDSVAGVRVASSSRIDSKRVNARRTKRQGKSHARNPSNNIDTKIRRTEDVDDEDDEDDDGIVEDTMNVRTFEKGEIIVSEDGKLLTSSTYEPSLRRCHDAATTIKAPDKSETGKQTTERKMEEERKRSSSIEDEKSGSGIDSLDSIEEPDVLECWETEIIEPLVTPKRMLQSEGIVCEGEAAEDDTIEVEQVNVDYVQKYYRLARESATSIEEISLKADPPTSSKSVPNMSERKEEIAARKEPVKDKGDMPIDEAFEVYESCYTGNSPFLAMDSKVFKLRTLYGQEGETPIPCKTVCCQIQ